The following coding sequences are from one Fibrobacter sp. UBA4297 window:
- a CDS encoding fimbrial protein: MKNAFNTILILTVVGFVALIAGALYFGAPAFGWIIMIAIMVVFLVEQFSAIRKMKQIIAEDEVIDSCEKGNAYPEPGTGVVAKRIELAKRLLQKNIRLDSPIAFDVLSSGSSIPLNRSVGSTVILLGLMGTFFGLMQSVATAGGAIDNSTTQGTLDTIQVLFQNMKGIFGTSLCGLFAALILSASRTVLSSKRDEFMAHLDAFTLDMQDSESEEGVIEEDKNELERLFESVEKNLSVIASSVKDGLAGVVSMVGEELSAMTSKLNQDVVESVQKVSTEMTSSIKVMNSSLEGAVANAFSPINENIGALSKSVEAIPSKLDDKLNGISVALNASLEGLSSGVKSSLDGVSGNVESALSKVAVDVKAGLDGVASDVKAGLQDVAKGTMDVAYLTKDAMDEASKSIGDSVAEQVKQSGEQWADFMQRLEDKTSANVDSQREGLEMLKNVALQVAEKAQAGSAELSQNVSEKLGALSSDILGAFQKLSETSSVLLEAQKALTESIDNRVVKEKEATDALGGNIVETAELMRVNQSELSANLEMLRSGLETILEKLSGDTAEHEEEDNFVEHLNQSLEAFHERASEVLMENAVKTQEILLEVLEQTQRSAIPAQPKAEG, translated from the coding sequence ATGAAAAATGCATTCAATACGATTCTTATTTTGACGGTGGTGGGTTTTGTAGCCCTTATCGCAGGCGCTCTTTATTTTGGCGCCCCGGCATTTGGCTGGATCATCATGATCGCCATCATGGTCGTTTTCTTGGTGGAGCAGTTTTCTGCCATCCGCAAGATGAAGCAGATTATCGCCGAAGACGAAGTTATCGATTCTTGCGAAAAAGGGAACGCTTATCCGGAACCGGGAACGGGCGTTGTCGCGAAGAGAATTGAACTTGCAAAGCGTCTGTTGCAAAAGAATATCCGCCTCGATTCTCCGATTGCTTTTGACGTGCTCTCGTCGGGTTCTTCGATTCCGCTCAACCGTAGCGTGGGTTCTACGGTCATCCTCCTTGGCCTTATGGGTACGTTCTTCGGCCTTATGCAGTCTGTGGCTACTGCTGGTGGTGCAATTGACAATTCTACGACACAAGGCACGCTCGATACGATTCAAGTGCTTTTCCAGAACATGAAGGGCATTTTCGGTACTAGCCTTTGTGGTTTGTTTGCCGCCTTGATTTTGAGCGCAAGCCGCACGGTGCTCAGCTCCAAGCGCGATGAATTCATGGCGCACCTCGATGCCTTTACGCTCGACATGCAGGATTCCGAGAGCGAAGAAGGCGTGATTGAAGAAGACAAGAACGAACTTGAACGCCTCTTTGAATCTGTTGAAAAGAATTTGTCTGTGATAGCATCTTCTGTGAAGGATGGCTTGGCTGGTGTTGTTTCGATGGTGGGCGAAGAACTCTCCGCTATGACTTCGAAACTCAACCAGGATGTGGTTGAATCTGTCCAGAAGGTTTCTACTGAAATGACCTCCTCTATTAAGGTTATGAATAGCTCACTTGAAGGTGCTGTTGCGAACGCATTCAGCCCGATCAACGAAAATATCGGTGCGCTCTCCAAGTCTGTTGAAGCTATCCCCTCGAAGCTCGACGATAAACTTAATGGTATTTCTGTCGCCTTGAATGCTAGCCTCGAAGGTCTTTCTTCAGGCGTTAAGTCTTCGCTTGATGGAGTTTCTGGCAATGTGGAATCGGCTCTTTCCAAGGTCGCCGTAGATGTCAAGGCTGGCCTTGATGGCGTTGCTTCCGATGTTAAAGCAGGGCTTCAGGATGTGGCTAAGGGCACGATGGATGTGGCCTACCTTACTAAGGATGCTATGGACGAAGCTTCTAAGAGCATCGGTGATTCCGTTGCTGAACAGGTCAAGCAGTCGGGCGAACAGTGGGCAGACTTTATGCAGCGCCTCGAAGACAAGACGAGCGCCAACGTGGATTCCCAGCGCGAAGGTCTCGAAATGCTCAAGAACGTCGCCTTGCAGGTTGCCGAAAAGGCCCAGGCGGGTTCTGCAGAACTCTCCCAGAACGTTTCCGAAAAGCTCGGCGCCCTTTCTTCCGACATTCTCGGCGCATTCCAGAAACTTTCCGAAACGTCAAGCGTGCTTCTCGAAGCTCAAAAGGCGCTCACCGAAAGCATCGACAATCGCGTGGTCAAGGAAAAAGAAGCTACGGACGCTCTTGGCGGAAACATCGTGGAAACCGCAGAACTTATGCGCGTGAACCAGTCCGAACTCAGCGCCAATCTCGAAATGCTGCGTAGCGGCCTTGAAACGATTCTTGAAAAGCTCTCTGGCGATACCGCAGAACACGAAGAAGAAGACAACTTTGTCGAACACCTCAACCAGTCTCTCGAAGCCTTCCACGAACGCGCAAGCGAAGTGCTCATGGAAAATGCGGTCAAGACTCAGGAAATCTTGCTTGAAGTGCTCGAACAGACACAGCGTTCTGCAATTCCCGCTCAACCTAAAGCTGAAGGTTAA
- a CDS encoding OmpA/MotB family protein: MRRNRDENSNPWMAYTDLGVALVSLFILAFVAMATLKEQKAEDLTRTEEEVLSCQEQMRKIAAERNALLSKSLQTSIEAGLIALEDGKIQIQASFLFPINGANLTKEGEGVIRGISKGLLEALDSTDVIMVSGFTDDIPFSGSTSYTNWNLSTERAVNVVKMLVKMGFPPDRLFAAGFGEHRPKYPNDSEEHRRLNRRVEIGVTPLQSNKTAEVTP; this comes from the coding sequence ATGCGTCGCAATAGAGACGAAAATAGCAATCCATGGATGGCGTACACGGACTTGGGCGTTGCCCTCGTTTCGCTCTTTATCCTTGCGTTTGTGGCGATGGCGACCCTCAAGGAACAAAAAGCGGAAGACTTGACGCGTACTGAAGAAGAAGTGCTTAGCTGCCAGGAACAGATGCGTAAGATTGCGGCAGAACGCAATGCGCTTTTGTCCAAGAGCTTGCAGACTTCCATCGAAGCAGGCCTTATCGCGCTCGAAGATGGCAAAATCCAGATTCAGGCGAGTTTTCTTTTCCCGATTAACGGTGCAAACCTTACCAAGGAAGGCGAGGGCGTGATTCGCGGAATCAGCAAGGGTCTTTTGGAAGCGCTTGATTCTACAGACGTCATCATGGTGAGTGGCTTTACGGACGACATTCCGTTTAGTGGCTCGACATCCTATACGAACTGGAACCTTTCTACAGAACGCGCCGTAAACGTGGTCAAGATGCTCGTGAAAATGGGCTTCCCGCCCGATAGGCTCTTTGCCGCAGGCTTTGGCGAACACCGCCCGAAGTACCCCAACGATAGTGAAGAACATCGCCGCTTGAACCGTCGCGTGGAAATCGGTGTAACACCGCTCCAGTCCAACAAAACAGCTGAGGTGACGCCCTAA
- a CDS encoding ATP-binding protein, which translates to MALKRFPIGVQDFARIREDDMYYVDKTDLVYKLTHTDLYYFLSRPRRFGKSLLVSTLQYYFEGRKDLFSGLAMEKLETEWKKYPVFKLSFAGNKFITEEDLADTLNLKLGEWERQYGLEPSDKSAWGVRFELLIKAAHESTGMPPVVLVDEYDAPLLDSMENPELQLTLKNEMRKLFSPLKDLGGILRFVFLTGISKFSQLSIFSELNNLNVITMDDEYAAICGITKEEVLTQMQPEIQALADKNGLTYDGACEALTRQYDGYHFSKNSPDIFNPFSLINALSKRELANYWFATGTPTILTRLMRKYKVDPTPFDTGFEATLDMFDAPTETAKNPIPMLYQSGYLTIKGFDGFAYTIGFPNEEVRLGFLKALMPYYAMDDVVDNDMFMLRFTKALREGKIDDAMTHIRAFMSGIPYNAERKDENHYKTVLFLIFKLCTPYVVRTEECSAAGRADAVVETANAVYVFEFKLDSSATVDDALRQIDDKGYLIPYSATTAKDGSPKKLFKIGVTFDLEKRTIGEWKIVEA; encoded by the coding sequence ATGGCGTTAAAGAGATTTCCCATCGGCGTGCAGGATTTCGCGAGAATTCGCGAAGACGATATGTATTATGTAGACAAGACAGACCTTGTCTACAAGTTGACCCATACGGACCTGTATTACTTTCTGTCCCGTCCGCGCCGTTTCGGAAAATCGCTGCTGGTGAGCACGCTGCAATACTATTTCGAGGGACGCAAGGACTTGTTTTCCGGTCTTGCGATGGAAAAGCTCGAGACTGAGTGGAAAAAGTACCCGGTTTTCAAGTTGAGTTTCGCCGGGAACAAGTTCATTACCGAAGAAGATCTGGCAGATACGCTTAACCTGAAGCTTGGCGAATGGGAGCGTCAATATGGACTTGAACCATCAGACAAGTCTGCTTGGGGCGTGCGTTTTGAGTTGCTTATCAAGGCTGCCCATGAATCCACGGGCATGCCCCCGGTCGTTCTTGTCGATGAATACGATGCCCCGCTGCTGGATTCCATGGAAAATCCGGAACTCCAGCTCACGCTCAAGAACGAGATGCGCAAGCTTTTCAGCCCGCTCAAGGATTTGGGCGGCATCCTCCGCTTCGTGTTCCTCACGGGCATCAGCAAGTTCAGCCAGCTCTCGATTTTCAGCGAACTCAACAATCTGAACGTCATCACCATGGATGACGAGTACGCGGCCATCTGCGGTATCACCAAGGAAGAAGTGCTGACTCAGATGCAGCCCGAGATTCAAGCGCTTGCGGACAAGAACGGCTTGACTTATGACGGTGCATGTGAGGCGCTAACGCGCCAGTATGACGGCTACCACTTCAGCAAGAATTCGCCAGACATATTCAACCCGTTCAGTTTGATAAACGCTTTGAGCAAACGCGAGCTTGCCAACTATTGGTTCGCGACGGGAACGCCGACGATTCTAACTAGGCTCATGCGCAAGTACAAGGTGGATCCGACTCCTTTCGATACCGGGTTTGAGGCGACTCTTGATATGTTTGACGCTCCGACGGAGACGGCGAAAAATCCCATCCCGATGCTTTACCAGAGCGGGTACTTGACGATAAAGGGTTTTGACGGATTCGCCTACACGATTGGGTTCCCGAACGAGGAAGTGCGTCTCGGCTTCTTGAAGGCCCTAATGCCTTATTACGCCATGGATGACGTTGTTGACAACGACATGTTCATGCTCCGTTTCACGAAGGCGCTGCGGGAAGGTAAAATTGATGATGCGATGACTCACATTCGTGCATTTATGAGTGGCATCCCGTACAATGCGGAACGCAAGGACGAAAACCACTACAAGACGGTGCTGTTCCTGATTTTCAAGCTGTGTACACCATACGTCGTGCGTACCGAAGAATGCAGTGCTGCCGGCCGCGCCGATGCCGTCGTGGAAACAGCCAATGCTGTTTACGTTTTCGAGTTTAAGCTGGACTCTTCTGCGACAGTGGATGACGCTCTCAGGCAAATCGACGATAAGGGTTACTTGATTCCATACTCGGCCACGACAGCCAAGGACGGCTCGCCGAAGAAGTTGTTCAAGATTGGTGTGACGTTTGACTTGGAAAAGCGTACCATCGGCGAATGGAAGATTGTAGAGGCATAA
- a CDS encoding RHS repeat-associated core domain-containing protein — protein sequence MPIEFTQYAQPTGSSGNSLFRLTMAYDGSGRRISKTRWVKKLGSQEWEKELVYGTEGNATSDPFRVSAPLAAYDYRTFGEMVELTPPPTGKVTENFTGKELDDEIALNYFGARYLDPMLGMWISVDAARQYDSPYTYVGNNPIIMMDNDGNIGGLAGKIALGVGGGILLGLGMEFGWSRYQGRNFNYTKGDLVTVPHWVLY from the coding sequence ATGCCAATCGAATTTACACAATACGCGCAACCTACGGGTAGTTCTGGCAATAGTTTGTTCAGACTCACGATGGCGTACGACGGGTCGGGTAGAAGAATATCCAAGACGCGCTGGGTCAAAAAGCTTGGATCGCAGGAATGGGAAAAGGAGCTCGTGTATGGCACCGAGGGCAACGCGACATCCGATCCGTTTAGGGTAAGTGCTCCGTTGGCTGCCTATGACTACCGCACATTCGGTGAGATGGTCGAGCTGACGCCACCGCCAACAGGAAAGGTCACGGAAAATTTCACTGGAAAAGAGCTGGATGACGAAATTGCGTTAAACTACTTCGGTGCGCGATATTTAGATCCGATGCTAGGAATGTGGATTAGTGTGGACGCTGCTAGACAATATGATAGTCCCTATACTTATGTTGGTAATAATCCTATTATAATGATGGATAATGATGGAAATATTGGAGGACTTGCTGGAAAAATTGCTCTTGGTGTTGGTGGTGGTATTCTTTTAGGACTTGGAATGGAATTTGGTTGGTCGCGTTACCAAGGAAGAAATTTTAATTACACCAAAGGAGATCTTGTAACTGTGCCGCATTGGGTGCTGTATTAG
- a CDS encoding AAA family ATPase: protein MGLYVNPNNINFQEALDSPIYVDKSMLIAEINRLVRTTKKFVCVSRSRRFGKTMAGNMLCAYFSKGCDSHEQFANLKIAKDPSFEKYLNKLNVIKLDVNAFYSNLSKKEQEEKVDRKTRDITPIFNGAVVKELIPAFPDCEITEDDSIADALLKIYAKTGEQFVVILDEYDVLIRERVSEQVFKSYLNFLNAMFKNDNLAPAIALAYLTGILPVVRDKVQSKLNIFREYTMAGASRLSEFVGFTAEEVQALCQESGLDFEECKRWYNGYNLNGIEIYSPNSIVEAIDNGRIKSYWTQTGSYEALKNYILMDFEGILQDVKVMIGGGRVSVKVSSYLNTMTDFHSKHDVFTYLIHLGYLAYDEDTEECYIPNREVREQWILSVELSPDYKGLMELVNASKELVESTIECDASAVAEALNKSHEQICNNLNYNNEGTFQSVICLAYFYANLKYTIVKEMPAGKGVADVVMIPYVPNTPALIIELKRNACEKTALTQIHQKNYGNALEKYSGDLLFVGVNYDEKTKEHRCIIEKFVK, encoded by the coding sequence ATGGGACTTTACGTCAATCCAAACAATATAAACTTCCAAGAGGCGCTGGATTCTCCCATTTACGTGGACAAGTCCATGCTTATCGCCGAAATCAACCGCCTTGTGCGCACAACGAAAAAATTCGTGTGCGTTTCCCGTTCGCGCCGTTTCGGGAAGACCATGGCGGGCAACATGCTCTGTGCCTACTTCAGCAAGGGTTGTGACAGCCACGAGCAGTTCGCAAATTTGAAGATTGCGAAAGATCCCAGCTTCGAGAAATACCTGAACAAACTGAATGTCATCAAGTTGGATGTAAATGCGTTCTATTCGAACCTGTCAAAGAAAGAACAGGAAGAGAAGGTTGACCGCAAAACAAGGGACATAACGCCGATTTTCAACGGTGCCGTTGTAAAGGAACTGATTCCGGCGTTTCCCGATTGCGAAATAACCGAAGACGATAGTATTGCTGATGCTCTTCTCAAAATATACGCCAAGACAGGCGAACAGTTTGTAGTCATTTTGGATGAATATGACGTGCTTATTCGCGAGCGTGTTTCGGAACAGGTTTTCAAATCTTACTTGAATTTCTTGAATGCCATGTTCAAAAACGATAACCTTGCGCCTGCCATTGCGCTCGCCTACCTCACAGGTATTCTACCCGTCGTCCGCGATAAAGTGCAGTCGAAGCTGAACATTTTCCGCGAATACACCATGGCGGGTGCAAGCCGACTATCCGAATTTGTCGGATTCACTGCGGAAGAGGTGCAAGCACTCTGTCAGGAAAGCGGGCTAGATTTTGAAGAATGTAAGCGTTGGTACAACGGCTACAATCTGAACGGTATCGAAATCTATAGCCCGAATTCCATCGTGGAAGCCATCGATAATGGCCGGATAAAGAGCTACTGGACTCAGACCGGGTCTTACGAAGCCCTCAAGAATTACATCCTGATGGATTTCGAGGGTATTTTGCAGGACGTGAAGGTGATGATTGGTGGTGGGCGTGTGAGCGTGAAGGTGTCTAGCTACCTGAACACCATGACGGACTTTCACAGCAAGCACGATGTGTTCACCTACCTGATTCACTTGGGTTACCTGGCATATGACGAGGATACTGAAGAATGCTACATCCCCAACCGCGAGGTGCGAGAGCAGTGGATACTTTCCGTAGAACTATCCCCCGATTACAAGGGTCTGATGGAGTTGGTGAATGCTAGCAAGGAGCTTGTGGAGTCCACCATCGAATGCGATGCGTCCGCAGTTGCCGAAGCTCTGAACAAGTCTCATGAACAGATTTGCAACAACTTAAACTATAACAACGAAGGGACTTTCCAATCGGTAATCTGCCTTGCATATTTCTATGCAAACCTGAAATACACAATTGTAAAAGAAATGCCCGCTGGGAAAGGCGTGGCTGACGTGGTGATGATTCCGTATGTGCCGAATACGCCTGCGTTGATTATCGAACTGAAACGGAATGCTTGTGAGAAGACCGCTCTCACGCAAATTCATCAAAAGAATTACGGAAATGCCCTTGAAAAATACTCTGGCGACTTGCTGTTCGTTGGAGTGAATTACGACGAAAAGACCAAGGAACACCGCTGCATCATTGAGAAGTTCGTGAAGTGA
- a CDS encoding FISUMP domain-containing protein, producing the protein MNTVLNLKNTVLLAAAASFFSIVGCSSEENIVFSNENSPVFRDGKIIDPRDNNSYGVALIGDLYWMTENLRYADSVSTKNLAGNTWCHEDDVKCEKYGRLYSWTAALDFEKKFNSTSLGYVSSTKGICPNGWRIPSGNDWLSLINYVETNNGGEGSGTSLKSTETWSASDEVRKPTNRFGFGAKASGRRNNDGETFMSTGRIAFFWSSNEHDNGTAEGWQLRHDVDVIQLGNFYKDHGLAVRCVADKNSANIVRGKDVLDSSYLEKIPQDYGTLKIGDQSYRTIEVDGVTWMADNINVNDDGSSCYNDDKDYCKEYGRLYSYEAALKICPDGWQLPTRTQYSSLKLYAKTNAALRSTSGWSNNASKGLNFWGFDAKPAGGMEGTDFFDLKASAYFWVNEILSDESKASTFWINYYDLEPSFMSYDKKNKYSVRCVKK; encoded by the coding sequence ATGAATACCGTCCTCAATCTCAAAAATACAGTTCTTTTGGCTGCTGCGGCCTCCTTCTTTAGTATAGTCGGCTGTTCCTCTGAAGAAAACATTGTCTTTTCTAATGAAAATAGTCCAGTCTTTAGAGACGGAAAGATTATTGACCCACGAGATAATAATTCATACGGTGTGGCTTTGATTGGCGACCTGTATTGGATGACTGAAAATCTCCGTTATGCGGATTCTGTGAGTACCAAAAATCTTGCCGGAAACACATGGTGCCATGAGGATGATGTTAAATGCGAAAAATATGGGCGGCTTTATTCCTGGACGGCTGCTTTAGATTTTGAGAAAAAGTTTAATTCGACAAGCTTAGGCTATGTTTCATCAACGAAGGGAATTTGCCCCAATGGTTGGAGAATTCCGTCGGGGAACGATTGGCTTTCTTTAATTAATTATGTAGAAACTAATAATGGCGGTGAAGGCTCTGGCACAAGTTTAAAATCAACGGAAACATGGAGTGCTTCTGACGAAGTCCGTAAGCCAACGAATCGTTTTGGCTTCGGTGCTAAAGCATCTGGTCGTCGTAACAATGATGGCGAAACCTTTATGAGTACGGGCAGAATCGCTTTCTTCTGGTCCTCAAATGAACATGATAATGGTACTGCTGAAGGTTGGCAACTCCGTCATGATGTCGATGTGATTCAGTTGGGTAATTTCTATAAAGACCATGGCTTGGCGGTACGTTGTGTTGCCGATAAGAATTCTGCAAATATTGTGAGGGGAAAGGATGTTTTGGATTCTTCATATCTAGAGAAAATTCCTCAAGATTATGGCACCTTGAAAATAGGGGATCAATCTTATAGGACTATTGAAGTTGATGGTGTTACCTGGATGGCGGATAACATAAATGTCAATGATGATGGGAGTAGTTGCTATAACGACGATAAGGATTACTGCAAAGAGTATGGCCGTCTTTATTCTTATGAAGCTGCATTAAAAATATGCCCGGATGGGTGGCAACTGCCTACAAGAACGCAGTATTCTTCGTTGAAGTTGTATGCTAAGACTAATGCCGCTTTGCGCTCTACCTCGGGCTGGTCAAATAATGCATCAAAGGGCCTTAATTTTTGGGGCTTTGATGCGAAACCTGCAGGCGGAATGGAAGGAACAGATTTCTTTGATTTAAAGGCTAGTGCTTATTTTTGGGTGAATGAAATTCTTTCGGATGAATCTAAAGCATCGACGTTCTGGATTAACTATTACGATCTGGAGCCTTCGTTCATGTCTTATGACAAAAAGAATAAATACTCTGTCCGTTGCGTAAAGAAATAA
- the argH gene encoding argininosuccinate lyase translates to MAKKKDTQTNMWTGRFASGMAQSMVDLSFSLQFDAELIEEDIEGSIGHGKGLVESGVLSKADYKKICDGLKSILDDYHAGKNLWCDSDEDIHMAVERVLTERIGALGKKIHTGRSRNDQVCTDFKLYMRHRAAEIRALEVELMETVLDLSKKYFGKMMPGYTHLQQAQPIYFSHYLMSMFFAVSRDVKRLDNFLELHSQLPLGSGAMAGSAFPYHRALVAEALGFKDVSPNSIDAVSHRDMMLEFEADLAIIANTMSRYAEDFVNWSSCEFGFLTLHDAFSSGSSMMPQKKNPDSMELIRGKSGRMLGNFTALYTLVKGAPLSYSRDLQEDKEPVFDSVHNVKVILRVMKEALETARFNFETMHAKMLPALLATDLADLLVEAGVPFRDAHHVVGSLVGDAARQGKQFTELSDEAWAAAGVPDVAKMKKTLTFEYSISKRNIEGGTGPKSVKQQFTKAAALLKKLKK, encoded by the coding sequence ATGGCTAAGAAGAAAGATACCCAAACTAACATGTGGACGGGCCGCTTTGCTAGTGGCATGGCTCAGAGCATGGTCGATTTAAGTTTCAGCTTGCAGTTTGATGCAGAACTCATCGAAGAAGATATCGAAGGGAGCATCGGACATGGCAAGGGACTCGTGGAATCGGGTGTACTTTCCAAGGCCGACTACAAGAAAATTTGCGATGGATTAAAGAGCATCCTCGACGACTACCACGCCGGCAAAAATCTCTGGTGCGATAGCGACGAAGACATCCACATGGCCGTGGAACGCGTGCTCACCGAACGCATCGGCGCTCTCGGCAAAAAGATTCACACCGGCCGTAGCCGCAATGACCAGGTCTGCACGGACTTCAAGCTTTACATGCGTCACCGCGCTGCAGAAATCCGCGCCCTTGAAGTAGAACTTATGGAAACGGTTTTGGACCTTTCCAAGAAGTACTTCGGCAAGATGATGCCGGGCTACACGCACTTGCAGCAGGCACAGCCGATTTACTTTAGCCATTACCTCATGAGCATGTTCTTTGCCGTGAGCCGTGACGTGAAGCGCCTTGACAACTTCCTCGAATTGCACAGCCAGCTTCCGCTTGGCAGTGGCGCCATGGCTGGTTCTGCATTCCCGTACCACCGCGCACTCGTTGCAGAAGCTCTCGGATTCAAGGACGTGAGCCCGAACAGCATTGACGCAGTGAGCCATCGCGACATGATGCTCGAATTCGAAGCCGACCTTGCGATTATCGCGAACACGATGAGCCGCTACGCCGAAGACTTTGTAAACTGGAGCTCTTGCGAATTTGGATTCCTCACGTTGCACGATGCATTTTCCAGCGGTTCTTCGATGATGCCGCAGAAGAAGAATCCGGACTCCATGGAACTCATCCGCGGTAAGTCTGGTCGCATGCTCGGGAACTTCACCGCACTTTACACGCTCGTGAAAGGCGCTCCGCTCAGCTACAGCCGCGACCTGCAAGAAGACAAGGAACCGGTCTTCGATAGCGTCCACAACGTGAAAGTGATTCTCCGCGTGATGAAGGAAGCTTTGGAAACGGCTCGTTTCAACTTCGAGACAATGCACGCCAAGATGCTCCCGGCGCTCCTCGCTACAGACCTCGCCGACTTGCTCGTAGAAGCTGGCGTTCCGTTCCGCGACGCCCACCACGTCGTGGGAAGCCTCGTCGGCGATGCCGCACGCCAAGGTAAGCAGTTCACGGAACTTTCTGACGAGGCTTGGGCCGCCGCAGGCGTCCCGGACGTCGCCAAGATGAAAAAAACGCTTACGTTCGAATACAGTATCAGCAAGCGCAACATCGAAGGCGGTACGGGCCCGAAGTCCGTGAAGCAGCAGTTCACGAAGGCCGCCGCACTCCTCAAGAAACTCAAGAAGTAA
- a CDS encoding lysophospholipid acyltransferase family protein — translation MTKIRYIRRVFVKLFCFVFFGVCSMILAAILFPLMHCIAGFSDTKFKKIARKFNHQYFKIFVKIAEILGGIRLTVKNKESLNNLRSKVVIANHPSLFDVVILFSLIPNANCIVKGELIQNKFISLIIKNLYIPNNIPFEEQLEMAKASMSEGNNLIIFPEGTRSKPGEPWEFKKGAARFALYAQNDVIPIFFGGNEKIGLRKHDKLLQFHPTERYLYNLKVLPTISIKEYENIPITKSATKLTHKMKEILEKELLN, via the coding sequence ATGACAAAGATCCGCTACATCCGTCGCGTTTTTGTAAAGCTTTTCTGCTTTGTTTTTTTCGGCGTATGCAGCATGATTCTAGCGGCAATTCTATTTCCCCTCATGCACTGCATCGCTGGATTTTCCGACACGAAATTCAAAAAGATTGCACGCAAGTTCAACCACCAGTATTTTAAAATTTTCGTCAAAATCGCAGAAATTCTTGGAGGCATCCGCCTCACTGTCAAAAACAAAGAATCACTCAACAATCTCCGTTCCAAAGTTGTCATCGCCAACCACCCTTCACTGTTTGACGTTGTCATTCTGTTTTCACTTATCCCCAACGCCAATTGCATTGTAAAAGGTGAACTCATCCAAAACAAGTTCATTTCGCTTATTATCAAGAATTTGTACATTCCAAACAACATCCCGTTTGAAGAACAGCTCGAAATGGCAAAAGCTTCTATGAGCGAAGGGAATAACCTTATCATATTCCCCGAAGGGACCCGCAGCAAGCCCGGAGAGCCGTGGGAATTCAAGAAAGGAGCTGCCCGTTTTGCTCTTTATGCGCAAAACGATGTCATCCCCATTTTCTTTGGCGGCAATGAAAAAATCGGGCTTAGAAAACACGATAAATTATTGCAATTTCATCCAACAGAACGCTATTTATACAATTTAAAAGTACTCCCAACAATCTCTATAAAAGAATACGAGAATATACCAATCACTAAAAGTGCCACCAAGTTGACACACAAAATGAAGGAAATTCTCGAAAAAGAATTGCTGAATTAA
- a CDS encoding beta-ketoacyl synthase chain length factor: MQKIFIEKMASFVPTEARPKPDVSFVPMLTRRRLSYISRMVVLVSDQVSRDNEGNKLPPCKVTFASQFGEISQQLKISQTLLDTGMVSPAHFSLSVFNASIANASILETNTAGYSAVFSGKDAFTTGLTDCIAALESESADSRTFIFADELIPETYAPVAGVPYPNAVCAIALRLTKDVSKADPTLKNVDIANQLVQLKMLRNNFDTAAEQAIAFLCAIDMQRA, from the coding sequence ATGCAAAAAATTTTCATCGAAAAAATGGCAAGCTTTGTGCCGACAGAAGCGCGCCCCAAGCCGGACGTTTCGTTCGTACCCATGCTGACTCGTCGCCGCCTCAGCTATATTTCGCGCATGGTGGTTCTCGTAAGCGATCAAGTTTCTCGCGACAACGAAGGCAACAAGCTCCCGCCCTGCAAAGTGACATTCGCATCGCAGTTCGGAGAAATCAGCCAGCAACTGAAAATTTCGCAGACGCTTCTCGACACAGGCATGGTCTCGCCCGCGCATTTTAGTCTTTCCGTTTTTAACGCCTCCATTGCAAACGCGTCGATTCTCGAAACAAACACCGCAGGCTATTCCGCCGTATTCTCCGGAAAAGATGCTTTTACCACAGGCCTCACGGATTGCATTGCCGCCCTCGAAAGTGAAAGCGCAGACTCGCGCACGTTCATTTTCGCAGACGAACTCATCCCCGAGACATACGCTCCCGTCGCAGGCGTCCCTTACCCAAACGCCGTCTGCGCCATAGCCCTCCGCCTCACAAAGGATGTATCCAAAGCGGACCCAACTTTAAAAAATGTCGATATTGCAAACCAGCTTGTACAGCTCAAGATGTTGCGCAACAACTTCGACACAGCAGCAGAACAGGCCATAGCGTTCCTCTGCGCCATCGACATGCAAAGGGCTTAA